From the genome of Paraburkholderia largidicola:
GGCGAAGCGATGGAAGTCTGGGGCGGCAACGGCTACGTCGAAGAGGGGCCGATGGCGCGCTTCTACCGCGAAGCGCCCGTGAACTCGATCTGGGAAGGCTCGGGCAACGTGATGTGTCTCGACGTGTTGCGCGCGATGGAGCGCGAGCCCGACGCCGCACAGGCCTTGCTTGCCGCGTGGCGCGAAGCGGCGCGAGCGCATCCCGCGCTGAACGCAGCGCTCGAACGTTTGATGAGCGCGCTGTCGTCGGCGCCCGAAGAACGCGAGGCGTCCGCGCGCCGCATCGCGCAACAGATCGTGCTGATCGCGCAGGCCGTACTGCTCGTGCAGCATGCGCCTGCCTTCGTCGCCGATGCGTTCATCGCGACGCGGCTGGGCGATGGCTGCGGCGAAAGCGGCCGCGTGTACGGCACGCTGCCCGCCTCGTTCGACCATAAGGCGATCGTCGATCGCGCGTTCACCGGCTGACTTCACGCGGCATACAAGAAAATGGGAGAGACAACGAAATGAAGAACGATCGGCCGGATATCGCGGCCCTGGAAGAGCTGTTGCGCGAGCAGCGGGCGGCATATCTGAAAGCGCCGTATCCGTCATGGGATCAGCGTGCCGCGCATCTGAAGGCGCTACGCGAAGTGCTGCTCGACCATCGCGACGCGCTCGCCGATGCGATGCACGCCGACTTCGGCAATCGCGCGAAGGAAGAAATCCTGCTGGCCGAATTTCTGCTCATCAAAGAGGAAATCGACGGCGCGCTGCGTCACGGCAAGCGCTGGATGAAAGCGCAGCGCCGCGCGACCAACAAGTGGCTCTTGCCTGCCCGCGCCAAGGTCGTGCCGCAGCCGCTCGGCGTGGTCGGGATCATCGTGCCTTGGAATTATCCGGTGCTGCTGGCGGCCGGACCGCTCATCAGCGCGCTCACGGCCGGCAATCGCGCGATCATCAAGATGTCGGAATTGACGCCGCGTACCTCGCTGCTCTTCGAGCAACTGATCGCGCAGACCTTCGCCCGCGATCACGTCGCCGTCGTGAACGGCGACGCCGCGCTTGCGGCGGCATTCAGCGCACAGCCATTCGACCATCTGCTGTTCACCGGCTCGACGAAAGTCGGCCATGAAGTGATGCGCGCCGCCGCGACGCATCTGACGCCCGTGACGCTCGAACTCGGTGGCAAGTCGCCCGCCATCGTCGGGCCGCAGGCGCGCTTCGACTACGCCGTCGACAGCATCGTCGCGGGCAAGACGCTCAACGCGGGACAAACCTGCATCGCGCCGGATTACGTGCTGGTGCCGCGCGGCAAGGAACAGGCGTTCATCGAGCGGGCACGCTCGCGCATGACGCGCCTGTATCCCGATTTCGCCCGCAACCCCGATTACACGTCGATCATTTCGCCGCGCCATTTCGAGCGCCTGCAGCGTCTCGCCGACGAAGCCTGCGAACAGGGCGCGCAGCTGCACGCGCTCACCGATGCCGCGCCCGATGCCAACGCGCGCCGCTTTCCGCTCGTCGCCGTGACGCACGCGCCCGACACGTCCATGCTGATGCAGGAAGAGATTTTCGGGCCGTTGCTGCCCGTGATTCCCTACGATTCGCTCGACGACGCCATCGCCTATGTCAACGCGCGCCCGCGTCCGCTATCGCTCTATCTGTACGACGACGACAAGGCGACGATCGCGCGCGTCACGCACGAAACGATCGCGGGCGGCATGTCCGTCAACGAAACGCTGATGCATCTTGCGTGCGAAAGCCTGCCGTTCGGCGGCGTCGGCGCGAGCGGGATGGGTGCGTATCACGGGTACGAAGGCTTCGTCACGTTCTCGAAGATGAAGCCGGTCTTGACGCAGGCGCGCTTCAACGCGCGCGGCCTGATCGCACCGCCGTATGGCAGGCGCGTGCGGGCGCTGCTCAGTCTGATGATGCGGTTCTGACGCCGGGCGTCAAAGCTCGCTGGACGTGTCGGGCGGAAGATCGGTGGCAACGATGTCGATGACGGGCGAATCATCGCCGGCACCGCTCTCCAGCCGATGCAGCCAGGCGAGCAGTTCCGCGACGGCCTGATAAAGCCGCGGCGGAATGCGCGAGTCGACATCGACCTGCATCAGCAGCGACACCATTTCGGGCGATTGATGCACGTACAGGCCCGCTTCCTTCGCGCGCTGCACGATCATCTCGGCGACGATCCCGTAGCCTTTCGCGACGATGCGCGGCGCGTCGTCGTGACCGTGCGAATCGTAGACCAGCGCCGCCGCGCTCTTGCGACTCGTACGGCTCATTGCATGTCCCAATCGAAATCGCGGTCGTCGGCATCGTTCTGCGCGGGCTTGTCCGCCGTCGAGCGCGCATACGCCGATGCCGCAGCGGCAGCCGCCGCCGCGCCGCCCGCCGGCATGCTTCCGCCGATTTCGCGGATCGACAGGCCGCTCAGTTCGATGCCCGCTTGCGCGAGCCGCTCGCGGAAGGTTTCGCCCTGCGCCGCGAGCCGCACCGCGCCGCCGGGGCTCGCCTGCACGCGCGCGACCAGCCGCGAGCCCGTCAATGTGAGTTCGGCGTCGACGGTACCGAGCGACGGCAGCGACAGCGTGAGGCGCGTGCGCCACGGGTATTCGTCGTCGGCAGAGGCGGCACCGTTGCCGCTGCGCCGCCATTCGTCACCGTCCTGCTCGATCGTCCAGTCGAGGCGCGCGCCCGGCCACGCTTCACCCGTCCAGCGGAATTGCCCGGTCGCGAGCAGATCGAGTTGCTGGCGCACGAGCGGTATCGTCGCGGGATGCAACGCCGCCGCCATCGATTGCTGCTGGTGCGCGTTGGCGTCGTCCATGCCCGCGGCATGGGCCGCCGCCGGGTTCTGCGCCGGTTGCCCCGCCTGGTCGGGCGTGTCGATGATGTCGTGGGTCGCGAGATCGAACGTCGTGAAGCGCGCCGACTGCGTCTGCGGGCCTTCCGGCGTGCCGCGCGCAGCGGCCACCGCAGCCGCGAAAGCCGCGGCGCCCGTGTTGCCTGAGGGACGGCCTTGCGTCCAGGAGTTCGATTCGTCGGCGTCGTGGCTCAAGTCGAGCGGCATTTGCGACGCCGCGTCGGCAAGCCGGTTCTGCGCTTCGCCCGCAAGCGATTCGACGGGTCGTTGCCCCGACAGCCACTGCGCGAGATGCGATTCGTAGAACAATCCGCTTTCGTCGACGGTGCGCCTGAGGGCGGCCGCCAGCTCGGCGACGGGCAACGGCGCGGCGACGATGTTCGCCGCCGCGTCCGTGCCGTGTGCGGCATTCGCGCCGCCTGCGGTCTGCGAAGGCGCGGCACCTGTTGGGGCGTTACCCGAAGCAGCCGCCTGCGATGCGCTCGCGCCCGTGTCGAAGAGCGGCAGCGGCGCGATGTCGATGGCGGGTGCAGCGGGCCAGACGGGAATCTGCCCGACCAGCGCGGGTGTCGCTTCGCCGCCGGATCGGGTAATCGCGTCGAGCGTCAGCGCGACGGCCGACAGCACCGTCTGCGCGGATGCCGGCAACGGCGCAGGCATCATTGCGATGGGCGCACCGGGCGGCTGCCTGACGTTCAGGGACGCGTCGGTCTGCGCGGTCGTCGCGCTGGATCGCGAGCCGAGGGGAAGCAGGCTGTCGATGCGGCTAGCCAGCAACGAGGCCACCGCCGTGTCGATTCCGTTCATGCCCGCTTCCTCTCGCGCATTGACGCTGCGTGGCCGCTAGCGGCTCGTATTGGACGTTATGAAAGCGCTCAGCGCGCCTGGTAAAGTTCTTTCAGCACGATGGCCGGGCGGCTCGGCGCGAACAGCGCCTGCAGCTTGGCCATGCGCGGGTTCGCGAGATCGCGGACCGTCGCGTCGTTGGCGAGGATCTGGCGGATCAGGTCGAATTTGCGCGAGCGCTCGTCGTCGGACAGGCGTACGCCGTCTTCCGCGTGCTTCAGCGCGTCGACGAGATGCCGGTACTCGTCCTGCAACAGGACGAGCTCGTTCCAGAGCGCCTCTCGCGCCGCCATCACCATCTGGACTGAAATCGCTGCGATCGCCTCGTAGCGGGCGAAATATTCTGCGTTCGAACTCATCTCATGCTTTCGGCGGATGACTGCATCGCCATCCGCGCAATCTCCGGCGCGATTCCAATCCAGGCTTCCTCGAGCGTCGCCAGCAAGCCGTCGACTTCGACGAGCATCGCATCGCTCTGTTTGAGGTTCGCCTCGAGCAGTCGCCGTGTCATATAGCTATAGAGCGCGTGGAGACGCTCCGCGATTTCACCGCCTGCTTCTACGTTGAGCGCCTGCTGCAATCCGTCGCCGATGATCTGAATCGCCTTGCCGATCGCCTCGCCGCGCGCCGCAATGTCGCCCTGCTGCAGATGCATGCGCGCCTGCGCAACGGCCTTGCGTGCCCCCTGGTAGAGCATCACGATCAGGCGATGGGGACTGGCGCCCATCACCCCTGTCTCCACGCCAACCCGAGCGTAGGCATTGGCTCCAGAGTGTCCCGGGGAAAACATCGGCGCTCCTCCTGTATTGCAGATGACGATCAGATCAGACTGACAGCGGACAGCCCGCCAAAACGCCGCGAGATTCTGCCGCACGCGTTCCGGCCAGCCCTTGTATCAAGGTTATCGGTTCATACGAATAAAGCTTTAGCCCGCTGGAAGGAAGCGTCAGGAAAGATACGCGGCGCGGCGCCCGGGCGCCGCGCGCGGGCGCAGGTTGGCTGCGCATGGCGGGCCGCCGCACCGGCACGGTGCACGGAACCCGCGCGCGAGGCCGCCCGGCGAGGCGGGCGACGGGACGCTGCGCACGCTTGCGACAGACGCGATGCCGCCTGCATCGACCGCGTTCCGCCGCCCGGAGGCTGGCGGCGGCTCGCGATCGCACGCGGCATGCGCCGCAGGCGTCTCAGACGGCCATCTGCATGATGTCGTTGTAGGCCGACACGAGCTTGTTGCGCACCTGCAGACCGAACTGGAAGCCGACGTTGGCCTTCTGCATGTCGACCATCACGTCGTTCAGCGACACGTTCGGCGCGCCGATTTCGAACGCATGGGCTTCGCCGATCGCGCTCTTCTGGTCGCCGCTGATCTTGTCGATCGAGGCTTTCAGGGCCGACGCGAAGCCGCCTGCCGTGGCCGCGCCATTGTCATTCCCAACCGGGGCGCTGCCGCCCGTGGCCTGAGCCGCCATCTCCTGCATCTGCTGCAAGGCCGACTGGAGCGGATTGATGAGTGCCGTCATGTTCTCTCCTGAGTGAGATGCAGGCGAGCGTTCGCGCCATACACCGATTGGACAGGAAGCATAGCAGTGGCCCTTTTGCGAAAGCCGTGAAAGTAAGGGGAAACCCCCCGCTATTCGGCGCATCGGGTTGCTTACCCATGCGGATAATCCCTAGCGTGAAAGTCTCTGTCGGCAGGCAAGGTAAGGCGCCGTAAGCCGCAGAACGCAAAAGCATTCCGGAGAAACCCGACGCATGGATTCGTCAGCCAACTCTTTGATCAACCCCGACGCCCGCATGGGCCTCGCCGGCGCGCAGCCGGGCGCAGCGGGAGCAGCCGGCGGCGCTGCAGGCCTCGACCTCGGCGGCACGGGCGGTGGTTTCGCCACGCGCTTCCCGGGCCTTCCCACGTCGCTGTCGCAGATGCGCGGCAACCCGCGCGCGCCGCTGATCTTCGCCGTCGCGCTGCTGGTCGCCGTGGTCGCGGGGCTGATCCTCTGGTCGCGCGCTCCTGACTACAAGGTGCTGTACAGCAATGTCTCCGATCAGGACGGCGGCGCAATCGTTGCCGCGCTCCAGCAGGCGAACGTGCCGTACAAGTTTTCCGATGCGGGCGGCGCGATTCTGATTCCCGCCGACCAGGTGCACGAAATGCGTCTGCGCCTCGCGTCGCAGGGCTTGCCGAAGAGCGGCTCGGTCGGCTTCGAACTGATGGACAACCAGAAGTTCGGCATCAGCCAGTTCGCCGAGCAGATCAACTATCAGCGCGCGCTCGAAGGCGAGTTGCAGCGCACGATCGAATCCATCTCGACGGTCAAGACGGCGCGCGTCCATCTGGCGATTCCGAAGCCGACCGTGTTCGTGCGCGACCGCGAAGCGCCGTCGGCATCCGTGATGGTCAATCTGTATCCGGGCCGCATGCTCGACGAAGGCCAGGTCGTGGCGATTACGCATATGGTCGCCTCCGCCGTGCCCGACCTGCCCGTGCGCAACGTGACGATCATCGACCAGGACGGCAACCTGCTCACGCAGGCAGGCGTCAGTGGCAGCGGCCTCGACGCCACGCAACTGAAGTATGTGCAGCAGATCGAACGCAACACGCAGCAGCGCATCGACGCGATCCTTGGGCCGCTGTTCGGCTCGGGCAATGCGCATTCGTCGGTGAACGCAGACATCGATTTCTCGAAAGGCGAGCAGACGTCGGAAGACTACGGCCCGAACGGCAACCCGCAGCAAGCCGCGATCCGCAGCCAGCAGACCAGCACGGCCACCGAAATGTCGCAGAGCGGTGCGTCGGGCGTGCCGGGCGCACTGTCTAACCAGCCGCCGCAGCCGGCCTCCGCACCGATCGTCGCGAGCGCAAATGGCGCAAGCGGCGTGACGACGACGCCCGTCAGCGACCGCAAGGATGCGACCACCAACTACGAGCTGAACAAGACCGTGAGCCACACGGAAAAGGCGATCGGCGGCATCAAGCGCCTGTCGGTGGCGGTGGTGGTGAACTACATGCGCGTGGTCGACGCGAAGGGCCACGCGACCATGCAGCCCGTCCCCGCCGACAAGCTCGCGCAGGTCACACAGCTGGTGAAGGACGCGATGGGCTACGACCAGGCACGCGGCGACTCGATCAACGTGGTGAACAGCGCGTTCACGCAGATCGTCGATCCGGATGCCGACCTGCCGTGGTGGCGCACCAAGGACATGATCGCGATGTACAAGCAGATCGCGACGTACGTGGGCATCGGCGCGGTCGCCCTGTTCCTCTACTTCGTGATGGTCAAGCCGGCGCTGCGCCGCGCGTTCCCGCCGCCGGAGCCGGCTGTCGCCGCGCTGCCGTCGCCGGACGAGCCGGTGCTCGACGGCCTGCCGAGCGCAGCCGCCATCGCCGCCGAAGAAGAAGTCGAAGGATCGCTGGTCTCGCTGGAAAGCGACAAGGCCAAATATGAGCGGAACCTCGAATATGCGCGTCAGATCGCGCGTCAGGATCCGAAGATCGTTGCAACCGTCGTGAAGAGCTGGGTGTCCGATGAGCACTGAAGGCGTATTGAAGAGCGCGCTCCTGCTGATGTCGATCGGCGAGGAAGAGGCAGCTCAGGTATTCAAGTTTCTGGGGCCGCGTGAGGTCCAGAAGATCGGCGTCGCGATGGCGTCGCTGAAGAACATCACCCGCGAGCAGATCGACGAGGTGCTGCACGAGTTCGTCTCCGAGGCGGACAAGCACACTGCCCTCTCGCTCGATTCGAACGACTACATCCGCTCGGTGCTGACCAAGGCGCTCGGCGACGACAAGGCAGGCGCGATCATCGACCGTATCCTGCAAGGCAGCGATACGAGCGGCATCGAAGGCCTGAAGTGGATGGATTCGGCGGCCGTCGCGGAACTCATCAAGAACGAGCACCCGCAGATCATCGCGACGATTCTCGTGCACCTGGACCGCGATCAGGCGTCGGAGATCGTCGCATGCTTCACGGAGCGTCTGCGCAACGACGTACTGCTGCGCATCGCGACACTCGACGGCATTCAGCCCGCCGCGCTGCGCGAACTCGACGACGTGCTGACGGGCCTGCTCTCGGGCAGCGACAACCTGAAGCGCAGCCCGATGGGCGGCATTCGCACGGCGGCGGAAATTCTCAACTTCCTGCCGGGCAATCACGAAGAGTCCGTCATCGACAACGTCCGCCAGTACGACGCGGAACTCGCGCAGAAGATCATCGACCAGATGTTCGTGTTCGACAACCTGCTCGACCTGGAAGACCGCGCGATCCAGCTGCTGCTGAAGGAAGTCGAGTCGGAAACGCTGATCATCTCGCTGAAGGGCGCGCAGCCCGCGCTGCGCCAGAAGTTCCTGTCGAACATGTCGCAGCGAGCGGCCGAACTGCTCGCGGAAGACCTCGATGCGCGCGGCCCGGTCCGCGTGTCGGAAGTGGAAACGCAACAGCGCAAGATCCTCCAGGTCGTGCGCAATCTCGCCGAGTCCGGTGCAATCGTGATCGGCGGCAAGGCGGAAGATGCATATGTCTGAGCACGACTCCCCGCGCAAGGAGAGCCTCTCGGCCTACCAGCGCTGGGAGATGGCCTCGTTCGACCCGGTTCCCGAGCCGGAACCCGAAGTCGACGACGGCGCGTTCGAAGCCGAACTGCAACGCCTGCGCGACACCGCGCATGCGCAGGGCGTCGCGTCCGGCCATGTGGCTGGCCAGGCGCTCGGCTATCAGGCCGGCTACGAACAGGGCCGCGCTCAGGGCTTCGAACAGGGTCAGACGGAAGCGCGCGCGGAAGCCGAACAGCTCGCCGCGCTCGCCGAGACCTTCAAGGCAGCGCTCGACAATGCGCAGCACGAATTGTCCGAAACGATCGTCGCGCTCGCGCTCGACATCGCGCAACAAGTGGTTCGCCAGCATGTCCAGCACGATCCGACGGCACTGATCGCCGCCGCGCGTGAGGTGATGGCGACGGAACCGGCGCTGGTCGGCGCGCCGGCGCTGATCGTGAGTCCCGCCGATCTGCCCGTCGTCGAAGCGTATCTGCTGGAAGAACTGCAGACGCGCGGCTGGAGCGTGCGCACCGACCCCGCGGTCGAACGCGGCGGCTGCCGTGCCGTCTCCACGACAGGCGAAGTGGACGCCGGCATCGGCACGCGCTGGGAGCGCGTGACGGCTGCGCTCGGCAAGGCAAGCACATGGTAAAGCCGACCATCGAAGACATTCAGCACAGCGACCTCACGCCGCTCGAGCGCGAGCTGGCGCTGGCGTCGTTCGGCGCGGAAGCGCTCACCGTCGCGCAGATGGAAGAGTCGCTCGCGGCGCTGGAATCCGCGATTTCTGACGCGCATTCGGCAGGTCAATCCCGCGATGAAACCCGCGACGACACAAACGACAACGCCAGCGGCGCACATCCCGCTGCCGCGCCCGCGAGCCGCGAATCGGCGGCTGCGCAAAAGCGCGCGCCCGATCCCGCGCTCGCATCCAATCCGCATTTGCAGGCGTGGCGCAATCGTTTGAACGGTTTGCGCGAGCGCAACCAGATCGCGCGCCCGCTGCGCGCCTGCGGCCGCCTGACGCGCGCCGCCGGTCTGGTGCTCGAAGCCGTTGGCCTGCGTCTGGCCGTCGGTTCGGAAGTGATGATCGAACTGCCGCCCGGCAGCTCACGCACCATGGCGGAAGCCGAAGTGGTCGGCTTTCACGGCGACAAGCTCTTTCTGATGCCGACCACGGAAGTCGCCGGTCTGCTGCCCGGTGCGCGTGTCTATCCGCTGGAAGTCGCGCCGATCGCCGATCCGATGGCGGGCGCGAAGCGACTGCCCGTCGGCTGGGAACTGCTC
Proteins encoded in this window:
- a CDS encoding coniferyl aldehyde dehydrogenase is translated as MKNDRPDIAALEELLREQRAAYLKAPYPSWDQRAAHLKALREVLLDHRDALADAMHADFGNRAKEEILLAEFLLIKEEIDGALRHGKRWMKAQRRATNKWLLPARAKVVPQPLGVVGIIVPWNYPVLLAAGPLISALTAGNRAIIKMSELTPRTSLLFEQLIAQTFARDHVAVVNGDAALAAAFSAQPFDHLLFTGSTKVGHEVMRAAATHLTPVTLELGGKSPAIVGPQARFDYAVDSIVAGKTLNAGQTCIAPDYVLVPRGKEQAFIERARSRMTRLYPDFARNPDYTSIISPRHFERLQRLADEACEQGAQLHALTDAAPDANARRFPLVAVTHAPDTSMLMQEEIFGPLLPVIPYDSLDDAIAYVNARPRPLSLYLYDDDKATIARVTHETIAGGMSVNETLMHLACESLPFGGVGASGMGAYHGYEGFVTFSKMKPVLTQARFNARGLIAPPYGRRVRALLSLMMRF
- a CDS encoding EscU/YscU/HrcU family type III secretion system export apparatus switch protein produces the protein MSRTSRKSAAALVYDSHGHDDAPRIVAKGYGIVAEMIVQRAKEAGLYVHQSPEMVSLLMQVDVDSRIPPRLYQAVAELLAWLHRLESGAGDDSPVIDIVATDLPPDTSSEL
- a CDS encoding flagellar hook-length control protein FliK, whose amino-acid sequence is MNGIDTAVASLLASRIDSLLPLGSRSSATTAQTDASLNVRQPPGAPIAMMPAPLPASAQTVLSAVALTLDAITRSGGEATPALVGQIPVWPAAPAIDIAPLPLFDTGASASQAAASGNAPTGAAPSQTAGGANAAHGTDAAANIVAAPLPVAELAAALRRTVDESGLFYESHLAQWLSGQRPVESLAGEAQNRLADAASQMPLDLSHDADESNSWTQGRPSGNTGAAAFAAAVAAARGTPEGPQTQSARFTTFDLATHDIIDTPDQAGQPAQNPAAAHAAGMDDANAHQQQSMAAALHPATIPLVRQQLDLLATGQFRWTGEAWPGARLDWTIEQDGDEWRRSGNGAASADDEYPWRTRLTLSLPSLGTVDAELTLTGSRLVARVQASPGGAVRLAAQGETFRERLAQAGIELSGLSIREIGGSMPAGGAAAAAAAASAYARSTADKPAQNDADDRDFDWDMQ
- a CDS encoding flagellar protein FliT, producing MSSNAEYFARYEAIAAISVQMVMAAREALWNELVLLQDEYRHLVDALKHAEDGVRLSDDERSRKFDLIRQILANDATVRDLANPRMAKLQALFAPSRPAIVLKELYQAR
- the fliS gene encoding flagellar export chaperone FliS, which translates into the protein MFSPGHSGANAYARVGVETGVMGASPHRLIVMLYQGARKAVAQARMHLQQGDIAARGEAIGKAIQIIGDGLQQALNVEAGGEIAERLHALYSYMTRRLLEANLKQSDAMLVEVDGLLATLEEAWIGIAPEIARMAMQSSAESMR
- the fliE gene encoding flagellar hook-basal body complex protein FliE encodes the protein MTALINPLQSALQQMQEMAAQATGGSAPVGNDNGAATAGGFASALKASIDKISGDQKSAIGEAHAFEIGAPNVSLNDVMVDMQKANVGFQFGLQVRNKLVSAYNDIMQMAV
- the fliF gene encoding flagellar basal-body MS-ring/collar protein FliF: MDSSANSLINPDARMGLAGAQPGAAGAAGGAAGLDLGGTGGGFATRFPGLPTSLSQMRGNPRAPLIFAVALLVAVVAGLILWSRAPDYKVLYSNVSDQDGGAIVAALQQANVPYKFSDAGGAILIPADQVHEMRLRLASQGLPKSGSVGFELMDNQKFGISQFAEQINYQRALEGELQRTIESISTVKTARVHLAIPKPTVFVRDREAPSASVMVNLYPGRMLDEGQVVAITHMVASAVPDLPVRNVTIIDQDGNLLTQAGVSGSGLDATQLKYVQQIERNTQQRIDAILGPLFGSGNAHSSVNADIDFSKGEQTSEDYGPNGNPQQAAIRSQQTSTATEMSQSGASGVPGALSNQPPQPASAPIVASANGASGVTTTPVSDRKDATTNYELNKTVSHTEKAIGGIKRLSVAVVVNYMRVVDAKGHATMQPVPADKLAQVTQLVKDAMGYDQARGDSINVVNSAFTQIVDPDADLPWWRTKDMIAMYKQIATYVGIGAVALFLYFVMVKPALRRAFPPPEPAVAALPSPDEPVLDGLPSAAAIAAEEEVEGSLVSLESDKAKYERNLEYARQIARQDPKIVATVVKSWVSDEH
- the fliG gene encoding flagellar motor switch protein FliG; translation: MSTEGVLKSALLLMSIGEEEAAQVFKFLGPREVQKIGVAMASLKNITREQIDEVLHEFVSEADKHTALSLDSNDYIRSVLTKALGDDKAGAIIDRILQGSDTSGIEGLKWMDSAAVAELIKNEHPQIIATILVHLDRDQASEIVACFTERLRNDVLLRIATLDGIQPAALRELDDVLTGLLSGSDNLKRSPMGGIRTAAEILNFLPGNHEESVIDNVRQYDAELAQKIIDQMFVFDNLLDLEDRAIQLLLKEVESETLIISLKGAQPALRQKFLSNMSQRAAELLAEDLDARGPVRVSEVETQQRKILQVVRNLAESGAIVIGGKAEDAYV
- the fliH gene encoding flagellar assembly protein FliH; this translates as MHMSEHDSPRKESLSAYQRWEMASFDPVPEPEPEVDDGAFEAELQRLRDTAHAQGVASGHVAGQALGYQAGYEQGRAQGFEQGQTEARAEAEQLAALAETFKAALDNAQHELSETIVALALDIAQQVVRQHVQHDPTALIAAAREVMATEPALVGAPALIVSPADLPVVEAYLLEELQTRGWSVRTDPAVERGGCRAVSTTGEVDAGIGTRWERVTAALGKASTW